In the Bacteroidales bacterium genome, one interval contains:
- a CDS encoding FAD-dependent oxidoreductase, which produces MNPDTHFDVIIVGAGPAGLTAGIYLSRARMKTLIIDAGTIGGQMVLTHEIANYPGVESMSGYQLAGVMRNQARAFGCKIIGNTPILDLFLNEDEKKVVTQNGVTYTADAVILTPGGRSRSLNVPGEDTFKGQGISYCATCDGDFFTDKEIVVVGGGNSALEEAVSLTKYASKVTLVHQFDHFQAFEYAIEEAISHPKINIRLESIITRFYGDDRLKGAVIKDLKTGVSEEFDTDGVFIFIGYVPNTEMLEGKVGLNKWKEIIVDKDMATDVKGVFAAGDSIAKKYRQVTTAVGEATIAALAAADYLHQKKQNLKMNLTV; this is translated from the coding sequence ATGAATCCTGATACTCATTTCGATGTAATCATTGTTGGTGCAGGCCCTGCAGGTCTAACTGCAGGGATTTACCTGTCGCGTGCAAGGATGAAAACCCTGATTATCGATGCAGGAACCATTGGCGGACAGATGGTGCTCACCCATGAAATTGCAAATTATCCAGGTGTAGAAAGTATGAGTGGCTATCAGCTTGCAGGTGTTATGCGTAACCAGGCCAGGGCTTTTGGTTGTAAGATCATTGGTAATACACCTATACTTGATTTGTTTCTCAATGAAGATGAAAAAAAGGTAGTTACACAGAATGGAGTCACTTATACTGCCGATGCAGTAATCCTCACGCCCGGTGGTCGTTCGAGAAGTCTGAACGTGCCCGGTGAAGATACCTTTAAAGGACAGGGAATCTCTTATTGTGCAACTTGTGATGGGGACTTTTTTACCGATAAGGAAATAGTAGTTGTTGGAGGAGGAAATTCAGCACTGGAAGAAGCTGTTTCACTTACCAAATATGCCTCAAAAGTTACGCTGGTCCACCAGTTTGACCATTTCCAGGCTTTTGAATATGCAATTGAGGAAGCAATAAGTCATCCGAAAATTAATATCCGGCTTGAATCAATCATCACCCGGTTCTATGGTGATGATCGTCTGAAAGGTGCTGTAATCAAAGATTTGAAAACAGGAGTCTCCGAAGAATTCGATACTGATGGTGTGTTCATTTTTATTGGCTATGTACCAAATACTGAAATGCTGGAAGGAAAAGTGGGCTTGAATAAGTGGAAGGAGATCATAGTTGATAAAGATATGGCTACAGATGTTAAAGGTGTTTTTGCCGCAGGGGATTCTATTGCCAAGAAATACAGACAAGTGACTACTGCTGTCGGAGAAGCTACAATTGCTGCATTAGCTGCTGCTGACTATCTTCATCAAAAGAAACAAAACTTAAAAATGAATTTAACGGTTTAA
- a CDS encoding thioredoxin family protein, giving the protein MLYTNLNHLLTAEQHQKAISENENVMICCGRMGPMCIPVYGIMEQIEGDYPHVKFYDMEFDNPESHVIRNAPECRSFMGIPFTMYYKKGVVVKATSSIQSMSQVTSILNEQFGAPQK; this is encoded by the coding sequence ATGCTTTACACAAATTTAAATCATCTGCTTACAGCTGAACAGCATCAGAAAGCCATCAGCGAAAATGAAAATGTAATGATCTGTTGCGGACGAATGGGTCCGATGTGTATTCCTGTATATGGAATCATGGAACAGATAGAAGGCGATTATCCTCATGTTAAGTTCTATGATATGGAATTTGATAATCCTGAATCTCATGTAATTCGTAATGCTCCGGAATGCCGCAGTTTTATGGGAATTCCTTTCACTATGTACTATAAAAAAGGTGTGGTAGTAAAAGCAACCTCCAGCATTCAGTCGATGAGCCAGGTTACCTCTATCCTTAACGAACAGTTTGGTGCTCCTCAAAAGTAA
- a CDS encoding OsmC family protein gives MKKSVNTQWKGDMKFDSEVNGHHIIIDALPEVGGSDAGPRPKSLMLTALAGCTGMDVVSILKKMRVEVESFNIEVSAEETEEHPKHFTSMHIVYRFGGKDLPLDKLEKAVELSQDRYCGVSFMYRKAMEVTHEIVID, from the coding sequence ATGAAAAAATCTGTCAATACACAATGGAAAGGTGATATGAAATTCGATTCAGAAGTGAATGGACATCATATTATCATAGATGCACTTCCTGAGGTAGGAGGTTCTGATGCAGGCCCCAGGCCTAAAAGTCTTATGCTCACAGCTTTGGCTGGATGCACTGGTATGGATGTGGTTTCTATTCTTAAGAAAATGCGCGTTGAGGTAGAAAGCTTCAATATTGAAGTGTCAGCTGAGGAAACTGAAGAACATCCAAAGCATTTCACTTCCATGCATATCGTGTACCGTTTCGGCGGGAAGGATTTGCCCCTTGATAAGCTGGAAAAAGCTGTTGAATTATCCCAAGACCGATATTGCGGAGTTTCCTTCATGTACCGTAAGGCTATGGAAGTTACTCATGAAATTGTGATTGATTAA
- a CDS encoding transposase, whose amino-acid sequence MSKIFKEALSPVKLAELTGSDEKCLEFLAELKWAEGFTCRKCGNTNYCSGKTPHSRRCTKCKTEESATTGTIFHNCKFPISKAFYIAHNVCKGTEEISTYEFARRLSLRQMTCWNFKAKIQQALSQIETLSEHEKASIQKILAG is encoded by the coding sequence ATGAGCAAGATTTTTAAAGAGGCATTATCTCCTGTAAAGCTGGCAGAGCTTACCGGAAGTGATGAGAAATGCCTGGAATTCCTGGCGGAACTCAAATGGGCTGAAGGGTTTACCTGCAGAAAATGCGGAAATACAAATTACTGTTCGGGGAAGACTCCCCATTCGCGTCGCTGTACGAAGTGTAAAACTGAAGAATCAGCTACTACAGGGACTATTTTTCATAATTGCAAATTTCCTATCAGCAAAGCTTTCTATATAGCTCATAATGTATGTAAGGGAACGGAAGAAATATCCACCTATGAATTCGCCAGGCGCCTTTCGTTGCGCCAGATGACCTGTTGGAATTTTAAAGCCAAGATACAGCAGGCTCTTTCCCAGATCGAAACACTCAGTGAACACGAAAAAGCATCCATTCAGAAGATTCTTGCCGGCTAA